TCCCTGCCGGAGGTACCGCAGCACGAGCGCGTCGGCCGGCACGCCGGACGTCGTCCGCAGGTAGTCGATGCCGTGCCGGAAACAGAAGCGCTGAACGTCCTCGAGGTACGCGTCGCGGGCGACGGCGTACGCCCGCAGCGCCTCGGCGTCGACCGTCACCTCCACCGCCCGGCCGGTCTCCGCGTCCACGAGCCTGAGCTCGCCGGCGAGACGCGGGGACAACTCCTCCTCCGCGAGCACGTGGATCACGAACGTCTGCATGCCGTGGTGACGCGCGCGGAGGAACCCGTCCTCGTAGCCGAGAGGGTCGAGGAGATCCGAAATCACGACGAGCAGGCCGCGCCGCGGCGACTCCTCGAGTGCGCGCCGCAGCGCATGGCCGAGATCGGTCGTCCCCCCAGGCCCGATTCCGTCCAGGAACCGTAGCAGGTCGAAGGCGCGGTCGCGGCCGCGCAGCCGGCTCAGCTTCGGGCCGGGCCCGGACGAAAATGCGCCGACTTCCACGCGGTCGAGGTTGACGAGGCCGATGTAACCGATCGCCGCGGCGAGCTGCTTCGCGAGCCGCAGCTTGCTCGGCGACCCGGCCGCCATCGAGCGGCTCGTATCGACGAGCAGCCGCACGTCGAGATCCTCTTCCTCGCTAAAGAGCTTTACGAAGAGGCGGTCGAGACGGGAGGCTATGTTCCAGTCGATGTACCGGTAGTCGTCGCCGGGTTCGTACGCGCGGTAATCGTCGAACTCGATGCCGCGCCCCCGCACCAGGCTGCGCCGCTCGCCGTGCTGCCTGCCGCGGACGCGGCGCCGGCTGACGAGGCTGAGGGCCTCGAGCCGCTGCAGAAACGCCGGATCGAGCAGCCCGGCGCTTTCCTCCCCGGCGGTGATTGCCACGTGGCCGGCCAGTCCGCCGGCAGACGGCCGGTCGCCGGGCCGGACGGGGGACGCGGACCCGGGGATCGGACGGTCGGAGGCCATCACGAAAGCCGGCGCCTCAGGCGTTGAGGGCCCCCGCCGTCTCCGCCTCGGTGCGCCGCAGCGCGTCCTCGATGACGCGCTCGGCGTCGATCCCCTGCGCTTCGCCCTCGAAGTTCAGGAGGATGCGGTGGCGCAGCGACGGTACGGCGAGCGCCCGCAGATCGTCCGCCGACACGTGCGCCCGGCCCGCGGCGAGCGCGCGCACCTTGCCCGCGCGGATCAGCGCCTGCAGGCCTCGCGGGCTCGCGCCGTACCGCACGAACCGCCGGGCCGTATCGGTAGTGCGCTCGGGCTCCGGATGCGTCGCGAGCACGAGCCGCGCGGCGTACTCCTGCACGTGAGACGCGACCGGCACCTCGCGCGCCACCGCCTGCAGCCGGCGGAGCGTCGCGCCATCGACGACCCGGCGCGCTTCGGGTGTCTCGGGCCCCGTCGTGCGCTCGGCGATCTCGCGAAGGTCGTCGAGTCCCGGAAAGACGACGCGCAGCTTGAACAGGAAGCGGTCGAGTTGCGCTTCGGGCAGTGGGTACGTACCCTCCATTTCGATCGGGTTCTGCGTGGCCAGCACGAAGAACGGCTCGTCGAGCGCCCGCGATTCACCGGCGATCGACACCGCGTGCTCCTGCATCGCCTCGAGCAGCGCCGATTGCGTCTTCGGGGTCGCCCGGTTGATCTCGTCGGCGAGCACAATCTGCGCGAAGATCGGGCCCGGCTGAAACTCGAACCGGCGTCGCCCGGCGTCGTCCTGGACGACGAGGTTTGTGCCGAGAATGTCCGCCGGCATCAGGTCAGGCGTGAACTGGATGCGGGCGAAGCGCAGATCGAGCGCCTGCGCGAGCGCGCGGACGAGCAGCGTCTTGCCGAGGCCCGGCACGCCCTCGAGCAGCACGTGCCCGCCGGCGAAGAGTGCGACGACCACGAGATCGAGCAGTTCCTGATGGCCCACGATCACGCGGGCCAACTCTCCGCGCACGAGCCCGAACGTGCGGCGGAACTCCTCCACGGCCTGGACGGCCTGGTCGGCTGCGGGACGATCGGCGAGATTGCTCACGGTGTACCTCCGAGCGTATCGAAATACCGGCGGATCAGTGTGACGTAGTCCGCCGGCAGCGGGTCCTGCGAGAGCGCGCGGTCGATCTCGTGCGCCACGCCGGCCGGCGGGCGAACCGCCGCGCGTTGCGAGGGCGCGGCGCGTCCCGGTCCGACAATCTCCCGAACGTGAGTCGACCCTGGTCCGGACAAGCCCTGGAGACGGCTCTGTGTTCTGGTCCCTCCGAGCCGCGGCATCGGCGCGCCGAGGCCCGGGCCCGTGCCCCGGCCGGGCAGGCTTCCCTGGTTCGGCCCGGGCGGCGGCGGCGGCGCCTCTTCGCCGCCGGGAGTGATGGGATTCGCGCCCGGCGCCGCCTGTGACGTCGTGTCTGACCCGGACTGCTGCGCGGACTGCGCCGATCCGCCGCCGGCGGCCCGCGCAATGCGGTCGGCGGACCGTTGCACCTGCCGGCGCGCGTCCCCGAGCGCCTGCTCGTCGCCGATCATCCGCTCAAGACCCTGCAAGTCTTGGAGGGCGTCGCCCAGCGCGGCCTGCGCGGCGTCGCGCCGTCCGCTGTCCGCGGCGCGCCGGGCGCGGTCGACCCCCGCGCGTACTCCGGACGGGGCGCCCAACTGGTCAAGCGACTCCGACAACGCGGCCAGCCGGCGCGCGAGCTCCCGCTGGGACATGGCGCTGCCGTTGCCCTGCCGCAGCGCGCCGGCGAGATCTTCGAGCGCCAGCCGCGCCGCGTCGAGCCGCTGCGCTTGATCGGCCCGCCGGGCCGCCTCGTTGCCGGCCGCGCCGGTTCCGGAACGGTCGCTTCGGCCGGGTGACATCGCTTGGTCGATCTGGCGGCGGGTGTTGTCCTGCGCGGTCTGCAACTGCCGCACGACATCGCGCACCCGTCCGATCGCGTCGTCGTAGCCGACGCGAGGGGCTTCAAGACGTCGGCCGGCGTCCTGCACGGCGGGCGCACTGCGCAGGGCCGCCGGCAGCTGACCCGCGCGGGCCGCTTCATCCAGCCGGCGGCCGACGTCGACGAGCACGCGGCCTTCGCGGCGAATCGTCGCGACCATCCGGCCGGCTGGCGTCCCCGGCACGGCGAGCCCCGCGCCGAACACAGCCCACGCGGCGAGCACGGCGCACAACGCGACCGCGAGCCCCGCATCCTTGGGGGCGCGGAGCGGCGCCACGGCGCGCGCGTCGAGGTTCGCCGCGGCGGTGAGCGCGTCGCGGATCTGCAGGCGCGCGAGACCGACGGGACGCCCAGAACGTCCCAAGAGGTCCACCGCCGTGCCGAGCCTGTCGGCGAGTCCCGCGCGGCGGTCGGCAATGCGCGCCGCGACCAGCACGGACGGCCGGCACAGCCGCCCGGCGATGACGCCGGCGGCCGCGACCGCCGCGCCAACCCAGGGAAGCAGGCGATGCAGCGGAAACGGCACCGGAACGATCGCGGTGGCGAGCGCCCAGGCGAGCAGGCCGGCGGCCGCAGCGGCCACCGCGCGCGCGAACCACCGCTCCGCCGCGGCCGCGGTGAGCCGGCGAACGACGGGTTCGAGGAATCGTTCGAGCTCGCGGGCTTCCGGCGCGGCGAACGCGGGCGGCGCGCTCATGTGAGATACCGCCGCAGCGTCAGGCGCGCCGCCCCATCACAGCCGAGTCCGAACGCCGTGTACA
This genomic interval from bacterium contains the following:
- a CDS encoding DUF58 domain-containing protein, which codes for MASDRPIPGSASPVRPGDRPSAGGLAGHVAITAGEESAGLLDPAFLQRLEALSLVSRRRVRGRQHGERRSLVRGRGIEFDDYRAYEPGDDYRYIDWNIASRLDRLFVKLFSEEEDLDVRLLVDTSRSMAAGSPSKLRLAKQLAAAIGYIGLVNLDRVEVGAFSSGPGPKLSRLRGRDRAFDLLRFLDGIGPGGTTDLGHALRRALEESPRRGLLVVISDLLDPLGYEDGFLRARHHGMQTFVIHVLAEEELSPRLAGELRLVDAETGRAVEVTVDAEALRAYAVARDAYLEDVQRFCFRHGIDYLRTTSGVPADALVLRYLRQGGLVR
- a CDS encoding AAA family ATPase; this translates as MSNLADRPAADQAVQAVEEFRRTFGLVRGELARVIVGHQELLDLVVVALFAGGHVLLEGVPGLGKTLLVRALAQALDLRFARIQFTPDLMPADILGTNLVVQDDAGRRRFEFQPGPIFAQIVLADEINRATPKTQSALLEAMQEHAVSIAGESRALDEPFFVLATQNPIEMEGTYPLPEAQLDRFLFKLRVVFPGLDDLREIAERTTGPETPEARRVVDGATLRRLQAVAREVPVASHVQEYAARLVLATHPEPERTTDTARRFVRYGASPRGLQALIRAGKVRALAAGRAHVSADDLRALAVPSLRHRILLNFEGEAQGIDAERVIEDALRRTEAETAGALNA